One Mesorhizobium loti genomic window carries:
- a CDS encoding glucose-1-phosphate adenylyltransferase: protein MADLKRTQPLARDAMAYVLAGGRGSRLKELTDRRAKPAVYFGGKTRIIDFALSNALNSGIRRLGVATQYKAHSLIRHLQRGWNFLRPERNESFDILPASQRVSETQWYEGTADAVYQNIDIIEAYGPEYMVILAGDHIYKMDYELMLRQHVDAGADVTVGCLEVPRMEATGFGVMHVDAKDNIIAFVEKPADPPGIPGNPDFALASMGIYVFKTKFLMEQLRRDAAEPGSSRDFGKDIIPYIVQHGKAIAHRFTKSCVRSTAENEAYWRDVGTVDAYWEANIDLTDITPELDLYDRDWPIWTYAELKPPAKFVHDEDGRRGSAVSSLVSGDCIVSGASLKKSLIFTGARINSYSTLEEVVMLPDVHVGRNAKLKRVVIDHGVRIPEGLVVGEDPALDAKRFRVSEKGICLITQDMINKLGL, encoded by the coding sequence ATGGCAGACTTGAAACGGACCCAGCCGCTGGCGCGCGATGCCATGGCCTATGTACTGGCCGGCGGCCGTGGCAGCCGCCTCAAGGAACTGACGGACCGTCGCGCCAAGCCGGCGGTCTATTTCGGCGGCAAGACGCGCATCATCGATTTCGCGCTCTCCAACGCGCTGAACTCGGGTATCCGCCGCCTTGGCGTCGCCACGCAGTACAAGGCGCATTCGCTGATCCGCCATCTGCAGCGCGGCTGGAACTTCCTGCGGCCGGAACGAAACGAGAGTTTCGACATCTTGCCGGCCAGCCAGCGCGTCTCGGAAACGCAATGGTATGAAGGCACGGCCGACGCCGTCTACCAGAACATCGACATCATCGAGGCCTATGGCCCGGAATACATGGTCATCCTGGCTGGGGACCACATCTACAAGATGGATTACGAGCTGATGTTGCGCCAGCACGTCGATGCCGGCGCCGATGTCACGGTCGGCTGTCTCGAAGTGCCCCGCATGGAAGCGACAGGCTTCGGTGTCATGCATGTCGATGCCAAGGACAACATCATCGCCTTCGTCGAAAAGCCCGCCGATCCGCCTGGCATTCCGGGCAACCCGGACTTCGCCTTGGCCTCGATGGGTATCTACGTCTTCAAGACCAAGTTCCTGATGGAGCAGTTGCGCCGCGACGCCGCCGAGCCGGGCTCCAGCCGCGACTTCGGCAAGGACATCATCCCCTATATCGTCCAGCACGGTAAGGCGATCGCTCACCGCTTCACCAAGTCCTGCGTGCGCTCAACCGCCGAGAATGAGGCCTACTGGCGCGATGTCGGAACGGTCGACGCCTATTGGGAAGCCAATATCGACCTGACTGATATTACGCCCGAGCTCGACCTCTACGACCGCGACTGGCCGATCTGGACCTATGCCGAGTTGAAGCCGCCGGCAAAGTTCGTCCATGATGAGGATGGCCGGCGCGGCTCGGCCGTTTCTTCCCTGGTCTCGGGCGACTGCATCGTCTCCGGCGCTTCGCTGAAGAAGAGCCTGATCTTCACCGGCGCCCGCATCAATTCCTATTCTACGCTGGAAGAAGTCGTCATGCTGCCGGACGTTCATGTCGGCCGGAACGCAAAGTTGAAGCGCGTCGTCATCGACCACGGTGTAAGGATACCGGAGGGCCTGGTGGTCGGCGAGGATCCCGCGCTCGACGCCAAGCGCTTCCGCGTTTCGGAGAAAGGCATCTGCCTGATCACACAGGACATGATCAACAAACTCGGACTCTAG
- a CDS encoding TadE-like protein yields MVAYGIYFGAANSIQQIAADAARTAIAGLNQTERQTLVASYLTNNAGGYPFVDASKLTYQANDSVADGSQFVVSISYDARNLPIWNLFPGIAMPGTTITRQSTIRVGGI; encoded by the coding sequence ATGGTTGCGTACGGCATTTATTTTGGCGCTGCCAACTCGATCCAGCAGATCGCGGCGGATGCCGCGCGGACGGCCATCGCCGGGTTGAACCAGACCGAGCGGCAGACGCTGGTGGCCAGCTACCTTACCAACAATGCCGGTGGCTACCCGTTCGTGGACGCCAGCAAACTGACCTACCAGGCCAATGACAGCGTGGCCGATGGCAGCCAGTTCGTGGTGTCGATCTCGTACGATGCGCGCAACCTGCCGATCTGGAATCTGTTCCCGGGCATAGCCATGCCGGGGACCACGATCACGCGCCAGTCGACGATCAGGGTCGGAGGTATCTGA
- a CDS encoding glycosyl hydrolase, with protein MGAYPHANLLGKGVFFAFASNNASRGWVSLFDSTGSVETQRIELAQTPLKPARDLTVFAAFVPNLKAGTRYGFRVDGPYDPDKGLWFDPAKLLIDPYAIEIDRPYQYHWRLAAKRNEGADTAPIMPKSIVVAMPEPVTPLPPVFKPGGLIYELNVRSFTRMHPDVPEAQRGTIAALAHPAIIEHLKRLGVSAVELMPITASIDERHLPPLGLSNAWGYNPVTFMALDPRLSPGGLAELRDTVAALRQAGIGTILDLVFNHTGESDRLGPTLSLRGLDNQAYYRHQPDGRLANDTGTGNTVACDHPVVRDMVLDTLRHFVRHAGVDGFRFDLAPVLGRVDGVFDPAAPLLAAIAGDPVLADRALIAEPWDIGSNGYQLGNFRPPYLEWNDRYRDDVRRFWRGDAGSIGSLATRLAGSSDVFGKASEPASRTVNFIAAHDGMTLADIVAYERKHNAANGEQNRDGHNDNLSWNNGAEGETGDAAIADARFGDQCALLATLFASRGTIMLTAGDEFGRSQKGNNNAYAQDNAITWLDWAGRDQALERYASALGMLRRTIPALADTHFLTGEPADGIPDVAWLTETGMPLVEADWNDPARHRLVMLLGDAGGGRLAVIINGDRRQCVFTLPEREGFRWQPAIETQPIDLARPLPGRSVHFMAEHRIEKWPLVFGQSDAKK; from the coding sequence ATGGGCGCCTATCCTCACGCCAACTTGTTAGGCAAGGGCGTGTTCTTCGCCTTCGCGTCCAACAACGCGTCTCGTGGCTGGGTTTCCTTGTTTGACTCGACCGGGTCGGTAGAAACGCAACGAATAGAGCTTGCCCAAACACCGCTGAAGCCTGCCCGAGATTTGACTGTTTTTGCCGCGTTCGTGCCGAATCTCAAAGCTGGTACCCGCTACGGGTTTCGCGTCGACGGTCCTTACGACCCCGACAAAGGCCTGTGGTTCGATCCCGCCAAACTGCTCATCGATCCATACGCGATCGAAATCGACCGGCCATATCAATACCACTGGCGACTGGCCGCCAAACGCAACGAAGGCGCCGACACCGCGCCGATCATGCCGAAATCGATCGTGGTCGCAATGCCGGAACCGGTCACGCCACTGCCACCCGTCTTTAAGCCCGGCGGCCTGATCTATGAGCTCAACGTCCGATCCTTCACCAGGATGCACCCGGATGTGCCGGAAGCGCAGCGCGGCACGATTGCGGCACTTGCCCATCCCGCCATCATCGAGCATTTGAAGCGCCTCGGCGTGTCGGCCGTCGAACTGATGCCGATCACTGCGTCAATCGACGAACGGCATCTGCCGCCGCTCGGCCTGAGCAACGCCTGGGGCTACAACCCCGTCACCTTCATGGCGCTCGACCCCCGGCTTTCACCGGGCGGGCTGGCGGAATTGCGCGACACCGTCGCTGCACTGCGGCAGGCCGGCATCGGCACCATCCTCGATCTCGTCTTCAACCACACGGGCGAAAGCGACCGGCTGGGGCCGACGCTGTCGCTGCGCGGGCTCGACAATCAGGCCTACTATCGGCACCAGCCCGACGGTCGGTTGGCCAACGACACCGGCACCGGCAACACCGTCGCCTGCGATCATCCGGTGGTGCGCGACATGGTGCTCGACACACTGCGCCACTTCGTCCGCCATGCCGGCGTCGACGGTTTTCGCTTTGACCTTGCGCCGGTGCTGGGCCGCGTCGACGGCGTCTTCGATCCGGCGGCGCCCTTGCTCGCGGCGATCGCCGGCGATCCCGTGCTTGCCGATCGGGCGCTGATCGCTGAGCCGTGGGACATTGGCTCGAACGGCTACCAGCTCGGTAATTTCCGTCCGCCCTATCTGGAGTGGAACGATCGCTACCGTGACGATGTCAGGCGCTTCTGGCGTGGCGATGCCGGCTCGATCGGTTCGCTCGCCACGCGGCTCGCAGGGTCGTCCGACGTGTTTGGCAAGGCCAGCGAACCGGCCAGCCGCACGGTCAATTTCATCGCCGCCCATGACGGCATGACGCTGGCCGACATCGTCGCCTATGAGCGCAAGCACAACGCGGCCAATGGCGAGCAGAACCGCGACGGCCACAACGACAATCTGTCCTGGAACAATGGCGCCGAGGGCGAGACTGGCGACGCGGCGATCGCCGATGCCCGCTTCGGCGATCAGTGTGCGCTGCTCGCCACGCTATTTGCCTCGCGCGGCACCATCATGCTGACCGCCGGCGACGAATTCGGCCGCAGCCAGAAGGGCAACAACAACGCCTACGCGCAGGACAATGCCATCACTTGGCTGGACTGGGCCGGACGAGACCAGGCGCTGGAGCGCTACGCATCGGCGCTCGGCATGCTTCGCCGCACGATTCCGGCCTTGGCCGACACGCATTTCCTCACGGGAGAACCGGCCGATGGCATCCCCGACGTTGCCTGGTTGACCGAGACCGGCATGCCGCTTGTCGAGGCGGACTGGAACGACCCCGCCCGACATCGCCTCGTCATGCTATTGGGCGATGCTGGCGGCGGCCGCCTTGCCGTCATCATCAACGGCGATCGTCGCCAATGCGTCTTCACCTTGCCGGAGCGGGAAGGCTTCCGATGGCAGCCGGCGATCGAAACGCAGCCGATCGATCTTGCGCGGCCGCTGCCGGGTCGCAGCGTCCATTTCATGGCAGAGCATCGGATCGAAAAGTGGCCCCTGGTTTTCGGGCAATCCGATGCGAAAAAATAG
- a CDS encoding glycogen branching protein, whose product MNANPHRQNKHLVPWEGHCLMRKPRATAATSGPDGLAPASDVAAIVAGTHGDSFAVLGVHEVGKSLFARCFVPHAETVTAYTLTGIEAGELSRRDDAGFFEGQLTIKKRQPLRYHARNAGGDWWLTDPYSFGPVLGPLDDYYIAEGSHLRLFDKLGAHVIEHEGATGVHFAVWAPNAKRVSVVGDFNDWDGRRHTMRDRRDTGIWEVFIPDIGAGRPYKYEIIGPDGVRLPLKADPFAFKSELRPATASVVAVPPAHEWGDEAHRNFWRNADHRREAISIYEVHAGSWQLRDDGTFLSWDELADRLIPYAVETGFTHIEFMPISEHPYDPSWGYQTTGLYAPSARFGDPDGFARFVDGAHRAGVGVILDWVPAHFPVDAHGLAHFDGTALYEHADPRKGFHPDWNTAIYNFGRREVVSFLVNNALFWAEKYHVDGLRVDAVASMLYLDYSRKAGEWIPNEKGGRENLEAVSFLQKMNKEVYGHHPGVMTIAEESTSWPKVSAPVHEGGLGFGFKWNMGFMHDTLEYFAKEPIFRKHHHNDLTFGLTYAFSENFVLPLSHDEVVHGKGTLLGKMAGDDWQKFATLRAYYGFMWGYPGKKLLFMGQEFAQRREWSEARALDWNLLDFRPHRGVWQTVRDLNYLYRSRPALHGRDCEPEGFSWLIVDDSQNSVFAWVRNAPGGSPVAVISNFTPVPRDNYRVPLPKAGKWREIINTDASEYGGSGMGNGGMVEARAEGKSISATMLLPPLSTIMLELVVD is encoded by the coding sequence GCCGAAACCGTCACCGCCTATACGCTGACGGGCATCGAGGCTGGTGAATTGTCGAGGCGAGACGATGCCGGCTTCTTCGAAGGGCAGTTGACGATCAAGAAGCGGCAGCCGCTGCGCTACCATGCGCGCAATGCCGGCGGTGACTGGTGGCTGACCGATCCCTATTCGTTCGGCCCGGTGCTCGGGCCTCTGGATGACTACTATATCGCCGAGGGATCGCATCTCAGGCTGTTCGACAAGCTTGGCGCGCATGTCATCGAGCATGAAGGCGCCACCGGCGTGCATTTCGCCGTCTGGGCTCCCAATGCAAAACGCGTCTCGGTGGTCGGCGATTTCAACGACTGGGATGGCCGCCGCCACACGATGCGCGACCGCCGCGACACCGGCATATGGGAGGTATTCATCCCCGACATCGGCGCCGGGCGGCCCTACAAATACGAGATCATCGGCCCCGACGGCGTCAGGCTGCCGCTGAAGGCTGACCCGTTTGCGTTCAAATCCGAACTGCGTCCGGCCACGGCTTCTGTCGTTGCCGTGCCGCCGGCGCATGAATGGGGCGATGAGGCGCACCGCAATTTCTGGCGCAATGCCGATCACCGGCGCGAAGCGATCTCCATCTACGAGGTCCATGCCGGATCCTGGCAGCTTCGCGACGACGGCACGTTCCTGTCATGGGACGAACTGGCCGACCGGCTGATCCCCTATGCAGTCGAGACCGGTTTCACCCACATCGAATTCATGCCGATCTCCGAACATCCCTATGACCCGTCCTGGGGTTATCAGACAACCGGGCTATACGCGCCGTCGGCCCGCTTTGGCGATCCCGACGGCTTTGCCCGGTTCGTCGATGGCGCGCATCGCGCCGGCGTCGGCGTCATCCTCGACTGGGTGCCGGCGCATTTTCCGGTCGACGCGCATGGCCTGGCCCATTTCGACGGCACCGCGCTCTATGAGCATGCCGATCCGCGCAAGGGTTTTCATCCCGACTGGAACACCGCGATCTACAATTTCGGCCGCCGCGAAGTGGTGTCGTTCCTGGTCAACAACGCGCTGTTTTGGGCCGAAAAATATCATGTCGACGGTTTGCGCGTCGATGCGGTCGCCTCGATGCTCTACCTCGACTATTCGCGCAAGGCCGGCGAGTGGATCCCCAATGAGAAGGGTGGCCGCGAGAACCTCGAGGCGGTCTCTTTCCTGCAGAAAATGAACAAGGAGGTCTACGGCCACCATCCCGGCGTCATGACCATCGCCGAGGAATCGACCTCGTGGCCGAAGGTCTCGGCACCGGTGCATGAAGGCGGGCTGGGCTTTGGCTTCAAGTGGAACATGGGCTTCATGCACGACACGCTGGAGTATTTTGCCAAGGAGCCGATCTTCCGCAAGCACCACCACAACGACCTGACCTTCGGCCTGACCTACGCCTTCTCGGAGAATTTCGTGCTGCCGCTCTCGCATGACGAGGTGGTGCACGGCAAAGGCACGCTGCTGGGCAAGATGGCCGGCGACGACTGGCAGAAATTCGCGACGCTGCGCGCCTATTACGGCTTCATGTGGGGCTATCCCGGCAAGAAGCTCTTGTTCATGGGACAGGAATTCGCGCAGCGCCGCGAATGGAGCGAGGCGCGCGCGCTCGACTGGAACCTGCTCGATTTCCGCCCGCATCGCGGCGTCTGGCAGACGGTGCGCGATCTCAACTATCTCTATCGCTCGCGCCCCGCGCTGCACGGTCGTGACTGCGAGCCGGAAGGGTTTTCCTGGCTGATCGTCGACGACAGCCAGAATTCGGTTTTCGCCTGGGTGCGCAACGCGCCGGGCGGCAGTCCGGTGGCCGTCATCTCCAACTTCACGCCGGTGCCGCGCGACAATTACCGCGTGCCGCTGCCGAAGGCCGGCAAGTGGCGCGAGATCATCAACACCGACGCATCCGAATATGGCGGCTCCGGCATGGGCAATGGCGGCATGGTCGAGGCAAGGGCGGAAGGCAAGAGCATCTCGGCGACGATGCTTCTGCCGCCGCTGTCGACAATCATGCTTGAACTCGTTGTCGACTGA
- a CDS encoding glycogen synthase, with product MQVLSVTPEIFPLIKTGGLADVTGALPIALAAKGVTMRTLIPGFPVVMDAFKKKKAVYQYPLLQGGKASVHAVQLAGLDLFVLDAPHLFDRPGGPYGNASGADWPDNWRRFAALSQVGGDIAGGAISGYQPDIVHAHDWQSAMTLAYMRYGKAVGVPSMMTVHNLAFQGQFGAGIFGELGLPAVAMALEGVEYYGGVGFLKAGLQAAWAITTVSPTYAQEIRSPEFGMGLDGLINMRSSDLYGIVNGIDTAIWDPETDKHLVSNYTAATLKARAPNRAAVEERFGLDRDDSPIVCVISRLTWQKGMDILATVIDGVVATGARLAILGSGDAGLEGALLAAAARHRGRIGVVIGYDEGLSHTMQGGCDAIIIPSRFEPCGLTQLYGLRYGCVPVVARTGGLADTIIDANEAAMAAGVATGFQFAPNNGGAMLHAIRRLADAYANPAAFETIQCQGMKSDVSWDRSAEKYVELYRLLLSKRVA from the coding sequence ATGCAGGTTCTGTCGGTCACGCCCGAGATCTTTCCGCTGATCAAAACCGGCGGGCTTGCCGACGTAACCGGCGCGCTGCCCATCGCGCTTGCTGCCAAGGGCGTGACCATGCGCACGCTCATTCCGGGCTTTCCCGTGGTGATGGACGCCTTCAAGAAAAAGAAGGCCGTTTATCAATATCCGCTGCTGCAGGGTGGCAAGGCTTCCGTCCATGCCGTCCAGCTTGCCGGGCTCGATCTCTTCGTGCTCGACGCGCCGCATCTGTTCGACCGCCCGGGCGGCCCCTACGGCAATGCGTCTGGCGCGGACTGGCCGGACAATTGGCGGCGCTTCGCGGCGCTGAGCCAGGTTGGTGGCGATATCGCCGGTGGTGCCATATCGGGCTATCAACCTGACATCGTCCACGCCCATGACTGGCAGTCGGCGATGACGCTGGCCTATATGCGCTACGGCAAGGCGGTCGGCGTCCCATCGATGATGACCGTCCACAATCTCGCCTTCCAGGGCCAGTTCGGCGCCGGCATCTTTGGCGAGCTTGGCCTGCCGGCGGTGGCGATGGCGCTTGAGGGCGTCGAATATTACGGCGGCGTCGGCTTCCTCAAGGCCGGCCTGCAGGCCGCCTGGGCGATCACCACGGTCAGCCCCACCTATGCGCAGGAAATACGCTCGCCAGAATTCGGCATGGGCCTGGACGGCCTGATCAACATGCGCTCCAGCGATCTCTATGGCATCGTCAACGGCATCGACACCGCCATCTGGGATCCGGAGACGGACAAGCATCTGGTGTCGAACTATACGGCCGCGACGCTCAAGGCGCGGGCGCCGAACAGGGCCGCCGTGGAGGAACGCTTCGGCCTCGATCGCGACGACAGCCCGATTGTCTGTGTCATCAGCCGGCTGACCTGGCAGAAAGGCATGGACATATTGGCGACGGTGATCGACGGCGTCGTCGCGACGGGCGCGCGGCTGGCCATACTTGGCTCCGGTGACGCGGGTCTTGAAGGCGCGCTGCTTGCCGCTGCCGCACGCCACCGTGGCCGTATCGGCGTGGTCATCGGCTATGACGAAGGGCTGTCGCACACAATGCAGGGCGGCTGCGACGCCATCATCATCCCGTCACGCTTCGAACCCTGCGGACTGACGCAGCTTTACGGCCTGCGCTACGGCTGCGTGCCGGTTGTCGCCCGCACCGGCGGCCTCGCCGACACCATCATCGACGCCAACGAGGCGGCGATGGCGGCCGGCGTGGCGACAGGGTTCCAGTTCGCTCCCAACAATGGCGGCGCGATGCTGCACGCCATCCGCCGCCTTGCCGACGCCTATGCCAATCCCGCGGCCTTCGAGACCATCCAGTGCCAGGGCATGAAGTCCGACGTGTCGTGGGACCGAAGCGCGGAAAAATACGTCGAACTCTATCGCCTGCTGCTTTCGAAAAGGGTTGCCTGA
- a CDS encoding alpha amylase, producing the protein MADDNPGQGAEWWRGCVIYQVYPRSFQDTTGDGSGDLRGITTRLAHIASLGVDAVWLSPFFKSPMADMGYDVSDYRDVDPMFGLLEDFDALVAEAHRLGLKVVIDQVLSHSSDKHEWFIESRASRDNPKADWYVWADTKPDGNAPNNWLSVFGGPAWEWDSTRRQYYMHNFLASQPDLNFHNPEVQDALLDTVRFWLERGVDGFRLDTVNYYVHDRWLRSNPPLASSVAGTNGETNTYLYQEHLFDKTQPENLAFLRRFRALLDEYQDRAAVGEIGDEGRSLQTLAAYTSGGDKLQMCYTFDLLGAQFSAAHVRGCVEAFEHAVADGWVCWAFSNHDVVRHVSRWTGPDGDADAVARFSIMLLACLRGSICLYQGEELGLEEAELAYEDLRDPVGIRFWPGVKGRDGCRTPMVWEAGADNAGFSTGKPWLPVPASHRARAADVQNDNEQSVLSAYRSTLALRRRHPALVGGSIRFLDAEGDVLAFIREGDGQRLLCVFNFAGEPADWPLPLDIGAVAPLDGTAAVGDEALLLPALGCFLGRLD; encoded by the coding sequence ATGGCCGACGACAATCCGGGGCAGGGGGCCGAATGGTGGCGCGGCTGCGTCATTTATCAGGTCTATCCCCGTTCCTTCCAGGACACGACCGGCGACGGCAGCGGCGATCTCAGGGGTATCACCACGCGGCTTGCCCATATCGCCTCGCTTGGCGTCGATGCCGTCTGGCTGTCGCCCTTCTTCAAGTCGCCGATGGCCGATATGGGCTATGACGTCTCGGACTATCGCGACGTCGATCCGATGTTCGGTTTGCTGGAGGATTTCGACGCTCTGGTCGCCGAAGCGCACCGGCTCGGACTGAAGGTCGTCATCGACCAGGTCTTGTCGCACTCATCCGACAAGCACGAATGGTTCATCGAAAGCCGTGCCAGCCGCGACAATCCCAAGGCTGACTGGTACGTCTGGGCCGATACCAAGCCCGACGGCAACGCGCCCAACAACTGGCTGTCCGTCTTCGGTGGGCCGGCCTGGGAGTGGGATTCGACCCGCCGGCAATATTACATGCACAATTTCCTCGCCTCGCAGCCCGACCTGAATTTTCACAATCCGGAAGTCCAGGATGCGCTGCTGGACACGGTGCGCTTCTGGCTTGAGCGTGGCGTCGACGGTTTCCGGCTCGACACGGTCAACTACTATGTCCACGACCGCTGGCTGCGTAGCAATCCGCCTCTGGCATCGAGCGTCGCCGGCACCAATGGCGAGACCAACACCTACCTCTACCAGGAGCATCTGTTCGACAAGACGCAGCCGGAAAACCTGGCCTTCCTCAGGCGCTTTCGCGCGCTGCTCGACGAGTATCAGGACCGCGCCGCCGTCGGTGAAATTGGTGATGAGGGGCGCTCGCTGCAGACGCTGGCCGCCTACACCTCCGGCGGCGACAAGCTGCAGATGTGCTACACCTTCGATCTGCTCGGCGCGCAGTTTTCGGCGGCGCATGTGCGCGGCTGCGTCGAAGCCTTCGAGCATGCGGTCGCCGACGGCTGGGTCTGCTGGGCGTTTTCCAATCACGACGTGGTGCGCCATGTCAGCCGCTGGACAGGGCCTGACGGCGATGCCGACGCGGTGGCCAGATTCTCGATCATGTTGCTCGCCTGCCTGCGCGGCTCGATCTGCCTCTATCAGGGCGAGGAGCTTGGCCTGGAGGAGGCGGAGCTTGCCTATGAGGATCTGCGCGACCCCGTCGGCATCCGCTTCTGGCCAGGGGTGAAGGGCAGGGATGGCTGCCGCACGCCGATGGTCTGGGAGGCCGGCGCCGACAATGCGGGTTTCTCAACGGGCAAGCCCTGGCTGCCGGTCCCGGCCAGCCATCGCGCCCGCGCCGCCGATGTGCAGAACGACAACGAGCAATCGGTGCTGTCCGCCTACCGCTCCACGCTCGCCTTGCGCAGGCGCCATCCAGCGCTGGTCGGCGGTTCGATCCGCTTTCTCGACGCCGAGGGCGACGTGCTCGCCTTCATCCGCGAAGGCGACGGGCAGAGGCTGCTCTGTGTCTTCAATTTCGCTGGGGAGCCGGCGGATTGGCCCTTGCCGCTGGACATCGGCGCTGTCGCACCTTTGGATGGCACCGCTGCTGTTGGGGATGAAGCGCTTTTGCTGCCGGCTCTCGGTTGCTTCCTTGGTCGGCTCGACTGA
- a CDS encoding phosphoglucomutase: protein MIRTVPTKPYADQKPGTSGLRKKVPVFQQEHYAENFIQSIFDALEGFQGKTLVIGGDGRFYNREVIQKAIAMAAANGFGKVMVGQGGILSTPAASHVIRKYKTFGGIILSASHNPGGPHEDFGIKYNAGNGGPAPEKLTDAIFAKTKAISSFKTSDIEPIDIDTIGTVKAAGMTVEIIDPVADYAELMESLFDFDALRKLFKSGFRMRFDAMHAVTGPYAKEILENRLGAPNGTCRNFKPLPDFGGHHPDPNLVHAKHLYDEMMGPDAPDFGAASDGDGDRNLIIGKGIFVTPSDSVAMLAANARLAPGYKDGLKGIARSMPTSGAADRVADKLGIGIYETPTGWKFFGNLLDAGMATICGEESAGTGSNHVREKDGLWAVLLWLNILAARGESCKQVVTEHWAAYGRNYYSRHDYEEVESDRANALVDELRAKLGSLPGTSVRGLKIAKADDFAYHDPVDGSTSEHQGIRILFEGGSRVVFRLSGTGTSGATLRVYIERYEPDKARHDLDTQTALADLIAAADDIAGIKSHTGRNKPSVIT, encoded by the coding sequence ATGATACGGACCGTCCCCACCAAACCCTATGCCGATCAGAAGCCCGGCACGTCGGGCCTGCGCAAGAAGGTGCCTGTGTTCCAGCAGGAGCACTATGCCGAGAACTTCATCCAGTCGATCTTCGACGCGCTCGAGGGCTTCCAGGGCAAGACGCTGGTGATCGGCGGCGACGGCCGCTTCTACAACCGCGAGGTCATCCAGAAGGCGATCGCCATGGCGGCCGCCAACGGCTTCGGCAAGGTCATGGTCGGGCAGGGCGGCATATTGTCGACGCCGGCCGCCTCGCATGTCATCCGCAAATACAAGACCTTCGGCGGCATCATCCTGTCGGCCAGCCACAATCCCGGCGGCCCGCATGAGGATTTCGGCATCAAGTACAATGCCGGCAATGGCGGTCCGGCGCCGGAAAAACTGACCGACGCGATCTTCGCCAAGACCAAGGCGATTTCGAGCTTCAAGACATCAGACATCGAACCGATCGACATCGACACGATCGGCACCGTCAAGGCCGCCGGCATGACGGTCGAGATCATCGATCCGGTCGCCGACTATGCCGAGCTGATGGAAAGCCTGTTCGATTTCGACGCGCTGCGCAAACTGTTCAAGTCAGGCTTCCGCATGCGCTTCGACGCCATGCACGCGGTAACCGGTCCCTACGCCAAAGAGATCCTTGAAAACCGGCTCGGCGCACCCAACGGCACCTGCCGCAACTTCAAGCCGCTGCCGGATTTCGGCGGCCACCACCCGGATCCGAACCTGGTCCACGCCAAGCATCTCTATGACGAGATGATGGGACCGGACGCGCCGGATTTTGGTGCCGCTTCCGATGGCGATGGCGACCGCAATTTGATCATCGGCAAGGGCATCTTCGTCACCCCGTCGGATTCGGTGGCGATGCTCGCCGCCAATGCCCGCCTGGCGCCCGGCTACAAGGACGGGCTGAAGGGCATCGCCCGGTCGATGCCGACCAGTGGTGCCGCCGACCGCGTCGCCGACAAACTCGGCATCGGCATCTATGAAACGCCGACCGGCTGGAAGTTCTTCGGCAATCTGCTCGATGCCGGCATGGCGACGATCTGCGGCGAGGAGAGCGCCGGCACCGGCTCCAACCATGTCCGCGAGAAGGACGGCCTGTGGGCGGTGCTGTTGTGGCTCAACATCCTCGCCGCACGCGGCGAAAGCTGTAAGCAGGTCGTCACCGAGCATTGGGCCGCTTATGGGCGCAACTACTATTCGCGCCACGACTATGAAGAGGTCGAGAGCGACCGCGCCAATGCGCTGGTCGACGAACTCAGGGCCAAGCTCGGCTCGCTGCCCGGCACCAGCGTACGTGGCCTGAAGATCGCCAAGGCCGACGACTTCGCCTATCACGATCCGGTCGACGGTTCGACCAGCGAGCACCAGGGCATCAGGATCCTGTTCGAAGGCGGCTCACGCGTCGTCTTCCGGCTCTCCGGCACAGGCACTTCCGGAGCGACGCTGCGCGTCTATATCGAGCGCTACGAGCCGGACAAGGCGAGGCACGATCTCGACACGCAGACGGCGCTCGCCGATCTGATCGCGGCGGCGGATGACATTGCCGGCATCAAGAGCCACACTGGGCGCAACAAGCCGAGCGTGATTACTTGA